Proteins encoded within one genomic window of Candidatus Hydrogenedentota bacterium:
- a CDS encoding CDP-alcohol phosphatidyltransferase family protein, with product MNYRPRERSNFWIVQATTILRLALLLPVTLMILSGNDFSWLVLTCLVLATLLDFFDGKLARRLGQCTAFGQFLDQFADRTFYLACGTLLIFHTVRTGQMGYGQWLTILIVFFLARDHLASSLQIMKTKLPTAYETHDHIINKVSRRRTLVCFPMIWVTYCSVSVPASANATLPIFAHTLEVAALIVTLASIIHYLWCYRRVIAKAARTESA from the coding sequence ATGAACTATAGGCCTCGCGAACGAAGCAATTTCTGGATAGTACAAGCGACAACCATACTTCGGCTCGCGCTTCTTCTACCAGTCACTCTGATGATCCTATCCGGAAACGATTTCTCATGGCTCGTACTTACGTGCCTTGTGCTTGCGACTCTTCTCGATTTCTTTGACGGAAAACTGGCCAGGAGGCTCGGTCAGTGCACCGCCTTTGGTCAGTTCCTGGATCAGTTTGCGGACAGAACTTTCTATTTGGCCTGTGGTACCCTACTCATTTTTCACACGGTTCGAACCGGCCAAATGGGTTACGGACAATGGTTGACCATTCTCATCGTGTTCTTTCTAGCCAGAGATCATCTGGCTTCTTCTCTTCAAATCATGAAAACCAAACTGCCAACGGCATATGAGACCCATGACCATATCATTAATAAGGTGAGCAGGAGACGGACGCTCGTCTGCTTCCCGATGATCTGGGTCACCTATTGCTCAGTCAGCGTACCGGCATCTGCAAACGCCACCTTGCCGATCTTTGCCCACACACTGGAAGTCGCGGCGCTGATCGTGACGCTTGCTTCAATCATTCACTACCTGTGGTGCTACCGACGTGTCATCGCTAAAGCGGCAAGAACGGAGTCCGCCTGA
- a CDS encoding recombinase family protein gives MTKRVGIWVRVSTEDQARGESPQHHEQRGRYYAEAKGWQVVEVYRLDGVSGKAVKDHPETRRMLADIQRGHVTALIFSKLARLARNTRDLLDFADIFHAHGADLISLQEAIDTSTAAGRLFFTIVAAMAEWERAEIAERVAASVPVRAKLGKPLGGQAPYGYDWQDGKLVVNPNEAPVRKQMFELFLQHRRKKTVARLLNESGYRTRSGGLWSDTTVDRLLKDPTAKGIRRANYTKSTGDKKHWVPKPESEWVLTEVEAIVSEDLWDQCNLILEDRRKQNAKRPGKKPVHLFAGIAVCHCGQKMYVPSNTPKYVCQKCRNKIPIADLEGVYFEELKGFFHSSTDITELLADANREIADREQLVKNLEREKVQVETDMDTLFNLHRQGEIPTQGFGKRYNPLQERLNQLEDEIPRLQAEVDYLKVNLLSADDVLYEAKDLYDRWPRLDADDRRRIVEHITDQIVVGQDDIEIHLAYVPVASELVANSPRNFRDSSQRRA, from the coding sequence ATGACCAAGCGCGTCGGCATCTGGGTGCGTGTCTCGACCGAAGACCAAGCCAGAGGCGAGAGTCCCCAGCACCACGAGCAGCGTGGTCGTTATTACGCCGAAGCCAAAGGCTGGCAGGTGGTTGAGGTCTACCGGCTGGACGGTGTCAGCGGCAAGGCGGTCAAGGATCACCCCGAGACCCGGCGGATGCTTGCCGACATCCAGCGCGGTCATGTCACCGCGCTCATCTTTTCCAAACTCGCCCGGCTCGCCCGAAACACCCGCGACCTCCTGGACTTTGCCGACATCTTCCACGCCCACGGCGCTGACCTGATCTCGCTTCAGGAGGCCATCGACACCTCCACAGCCGCCGGACGCCTGTTTTTCACCATCGTCGCGGCCATGGCCGAGTGGGAACGCGCCGAGATTGCCGAGCGCGTGGCGGCGTCCGTACCCGTACGCGCCAAGCTCGGCAAGCCCTTGGGCGGTCAGGCCCCCTACGGCTACGACTGGCAGGACGGCAAACTCGTGGTCAATCCGAATGAAGCGCCGGTCCGCAAGCAGATGTTTGAACTGTTCCTGCAGCACCGGCGCAAGAAAACCGTCGCCCGGCTGTTGAACGAATCAGGCTACCGGACCCGCAGCGGGGGGTTGTGGTCGGACACCACCGTTGACCGCCTGCTCAAGGACCCCACCGCCAAGGGCATCCGCCGGGCCAACTACACCAAGAGCACCGGCGACAAGAAGCACTGGGTTCCCAAACCCGAAAGCGAGTGGGTCTTGACCGAGGTCGAAGCCATCGTTTCGGAAGACCTCTGGGATCAATGCAACCTCATCCTCGAAGACCGGCGCAAGCAGAACGCCAAGCGCCCAGGCAAGAAGCCCGTCCACCTGTTTGCGGGCATCGCCGTCTGCCACTGCGGCCAGAAGATGTACGTGCCGTCCAACACCCCCAAGTACGTCTGCCAGAAGTGCCGCAACAAGATTCCGATTGCCGATCTCGAAGGCGTCTACTTCGAGGAACTCAAGGGCTTCTTCCATTCATCAACCGACATCACTGAACTCCTGGCCGACGCCAACCGTGAGATTGCCGACCGGGAACAACTGGTCAAGAATCTCGAACGCGAGAAAGTCCAAGTCGAAACCGACATGGACACCTTGTTCAATCTCCACCGCCAAGGCGAGATTCCGACCCAGGGATTTGGCAAGCGCTACAACCCGCTCCAGGAACGGCTCAATCAACTCGAAGACGAAATCCCCCGGCTCCAGGCCGAAGTCGATTACCTCAAAGTGAACCTGCTATCCGCTGACGATGTGCTCTACGAAGCCAAGGACCTTTACGACCGCTGGCCCCGTCTGGACGCCGATGATCGCCGCCGTATCGTCGAACACATCACCGACCAAATCGTTGTCGGCCAAGACGATATCGAAATTCACCTCGCTTATGTTCCTGTCGCTTCCGAATTGGTGGCAAATAGTCCCCGCAACTTCAGGGATTCATCGCAACGACGAGCATGA
- a CDS encoding YifB family Mg chelatase-like AAA ATPase: MLARVQSAAVLGIDAFPVAIEVDHSGGQTNGTRIVGLPDAAVKESDDRVRSALRNSGFRYPRGWNVVNLAPAGMRKEGSALDLPIALGLLAANSQINGEPLREYAFVGELALDGSLRPVAGALAMAICARDQGLRGIMLPAMNADEAGVVQDCEVIPVKSLEQAAAFLAGDEEIPPHRTPVDDLFQTAHLRVPDLSEVKGQGHVKRALTVAAAGAHNILMVGPPGTGKTMLASRIPGILPPMSFEESLETTRVYSVCPVETRKESLIVTRPFRSPHHTSTTVSIAGGGQHAHPGEVSLAHNGVLFLDELPEFNRAALEVLRQPLEEGLVHIRRANYSVTYPSRFMLVVAMNP, translated from the coding sequence ATGTTGGCTCGGGTACAATCCGCCGCCGTTCTCGGCATCGACGCCTTTCCGGTCGCCATCGAAGTCGACCACTCCGGCGGGCAGACCAACGGCACGCGCATCGTCGGGCTGCCGGACGCCGCCGTCAAGGAAAGCGACGACCGGGTTCGAAGCGCCCTGCGCAACTCCGGTTTCCGCTACCCCCGCGGCTGGAACGTCGTCAACCTGGCCCCCGCCGGGATGCGCAAAGAAGGCAGCGCGCTCGATCTCCCCATCGCCCTCGGCCTGCTCGCGGCCAACAGCCAGATCAACGGGGAACCCCTCCGCGAATACGCCTTTGTCGGCGAACTCGCCTTGGATGGCTCCCTCCGCCCGGTGGCCGGCGCCCTCGCCATGGCCATCTGCGCCCGCGACCAGGGCCTCCGCGGCATCATGCTGCCCGCCATGAACGCCGACGAGGCCGGCGTCGTGCAGGATTGTGAGGTCATCCCCGTCAAATCACTGGAGCAGGCCGCGGCCTTCCTCGCCGGCGACGAGGAAATCCCACCGCACCGCACGCCCGTGGACGATCTCTTCCAGACCGCACACCTCCGCGTGCCCGATCTCAGCGAAGTTAAGGGCCAGGGCCATGTGAAGCGCGCGCTCACCGTCGCCGCGGCCGGCGCACACAATATCCTCATGGTCGGCCCGCCGGGAACCGGAAAAACCATGCTCGCGTCGCGCATCCCCGGCATTCTCCCGCCCATGAGCTTCGAGGAGTCCCTCGAAACCACCCGCGTCTACAGCGTGTGCCCCGTGGAAACGCGAAAAGAATCGCTCATCGTCACGCGCCCATTTCGCAGCCCGCACCACACCTCCACCACCGTCTCCATCGCCGGCGGCGGCCAGCACGCGCACCCGGGCGAAGTGAGTCTCGCCCACAACGGCGTCCTTTTTCTCGACGAGCTCCCCGAGTTCAACCGCGCCGCCCTCGAAGTCCTCCGCCAGCCCCTGGAGGAGGGCCTAGTCCACATCCGCCGCGCAAACTACTCCGTGACCTACCCCAGCCGCTTCATGCTCGTCGTTGCGATGAATCCCTGA
- a CDS encoding DegT/DnrJ/EryC1/StrS family aminotransferase, translating into MEGENTLVTSRSSTSGAPPLALFGAPPRFGAPVPLHRPHVGRREQVLARLGELLDGADPEGAGLIAEFEARIADAVGAPHCVAACNAGVAMEITIQALDLSGEVILPAFMSPAATHALWRHGITPVFCDIDPRTRTLDPRKARALITPRTTGIIAAHLWGEPCNVGALEALARKHGLRLIFDARHAFGVACGGRLLGGHGDAEVFSFDSASVLYAGDGAAITTGDAGLARRLRILQNLGLDEDGAAVCLGLDGRMTAACAAVGLGCFERVQHFIEVNGRRVAAYDLRLTDVPGILVLHDEAREQRTWQHAVVEVDQAAAGLSRDALMAVLRAENVLAGRAYYPGGHRIEPYRRANAEAWLRLQATERLAERVLCLPAGAAAEEADIDQICEVIGLAVRHAAAIMERLSPPARAGLGRRPVRRGPG; encoded by the coding sequence ATGGAAGGTGAAAACACGCTTGTGACGTCACGGAGCAGTACATCCGGCGCGCCGCCGCTGGCGCTTTTCGGGGCCCCGCCGCGCTTCGGCGCGCCCGTTCCCCTTCACCGGCCCCACGTGGGCCGGCGGGAGCAGGTGCTGGCGCGCCTGGGCGAGCTGCTGGACGGGGCCGATCCGGAGGGCGCGGGGCTGATTGCGGAGTTCGAGGCGCGCATTGCGGACGCGGTGGGCGCGCCGCATTGCGTGGCGGCGTGCAATGCGGGCGTGGCGATGGAGATCACGATCCAGGCGCTCGATCTCAGCGGCGAGGTGATCCTGCCGGCCTTCATGTCGCCGGCGGCGACGCACGCGCTGTGGCGGCACGGGATTACGCCGGTTTTTTGTGATATTGATCCGCGCACGCGCACGCTGGACCCGCGGAAGGCGCGCGCGCTGATTACGCCCCGGACCACGGGGATCATCGCGGCGCATTTGTGGGGCGAGCCTTGCAATGTGGGCGCGCTGGAGGCGCTGGCGCGAAAACACGGGCTCCGGCTGATCTTCGATGCGCGGCACGCGTTTGGGGTGGCGTGCGGCGGGCGCCTGCTCGGGGGCCACGGCGACGCGGAGGTGTTTTCCTTCGATTCCGCGAGCGTGCTGTACGCCGGTGACGGCGCGGCGATAACCACCGGCGACGCGGGCCTGGCGCGGCGGCTCCGGATCTTGCAGAATCTCGGGCTGGACGAAGACGGCGCGGCGGTCTGCCTGGGGCTGGATGGCCGCATGACGGCCGCGTGCGCGGCGGTGGGCCTGGGGTGCTTTGAGCGGGTGCAGCATTTCATTGAAGTGAACGGGCGCCGGGTCGCGGCGTATGACCTGCGGCTGACAGACGTACCCGGGATCCTGGTGCTTCATGATGAAGCGCGGGAGCAGCGGACCTGGCAGCACGCGGTGGTCGAGGTGGATCAGGCGGCGGCCGGGCTGAGCCGCGACGCGCTGATGGCGGTGCTCCGCGCGGAGAACGTGCTGGCCGGGCGAGCGTACTATCCCGGGGGCCACCGCATCGAGCCCTACCGCCGGGCCAACGCGGAGGCGTGGCTGCGGTTGCAGGCCACGGAGCGCCTGGCGGAGCGCGTGCTGTGCCTGCCGGCGGGCGCGGCCGCCGAGGAAGCCGACATCGACCAAATTTGCGAGGTCATCGGGCTGGCGGTGCGCCACGCCGCCGCGATCATGGAGCGGCTCAGCCCGCCCGCCCGCGCGGGCCTGGGCCGCCGCCCGGTCCGGCGCGGCCCGGGCTGA
- the rnk gene encoding nucleoside diphosphate kinase regulator — protein MTKTIWTTPKDRDRLREFLENPITQPDERERPHLRELAGELERAEVFEDAGEVPPDLITMRSRVRLANLSTGSELECTLVYPEESDASRARISVLAPLGTAMLGLRAGDTFEVRLPRGETQFRVEEILYQPEAAGDFHL, from the coding sequence ATGACCAAGACCATTTGGACCACGCCCAAAGATCGCGACCGCTTGCGCGAGTTCCTCGAAAACCCGATCACACAGCCCGACGAACGCGAACGCCCCCACCTGCGCGAGCTGGCGGGCGAACTCGAACGCGCCGAGGTGTTCGAGGATGCCGGCGAAGTGCCCCCCGATCTCATCACGATGCGATCGCGGGTGCGCCTCGCGAATCTGAGCACGGGCTCGGAGTTGGAATGCACCCTGGTCTATCCCGAGGAGAGCGACGCCTCCCGCGCCCGCATTTCCGTGCTCGCGCCCCTGGGAACCGCCATGCTCGGCTTGCGCGCCGGCGATACCTTCGAGGTGCGGCTGCCGCGCGGCGAAACGCAATTTCGCGTCGAGGAGATCCTGTACCAGCCCGAGGCCGCGGGCGATTTCCACCTGTAG
- a CDS encoding TetR family transcriptional regulator: protein MAHNKRLHDILDAAEQLFQSRGFAQTTMEAVARESGVSVGTLYNTFQGKEDLYAQVAERIGEAVLERLTSFVKAASPEEAVLDVIRLRLYNHNKDRLFFQPFSFPSYLGIEPSPEQLGPRVNKLHKRYVDFVEHCFDRYRKAHGRRDTSAVKMAVYLDGLVTSFMGYWSGSIQADSIAKAAREMRDMLFRLMEGASPDRRDAVPGIAEYRATCVNQYDLDRLKELIAVVRVFGRKEWQDSADALDRELTEARVISPREVPADVVTMNSRARIRDRKSGAEQIAVLVFPREMHTHPVNVCVLDPLGLALFGRRIGDVFEVRGKRGEAVYRLEEILYQPEAAGDWHI, encoded by the coding sequence ATGGCCCACAACAAACGTCTCCACGATATCCTCGACGCCGCCGAACAGCTCTTCCAGTCGCGCGGCTTCGCACAAACCACCATGGAAGCCGTCGCGAGGGAGTCCGGCGTGTCCGTCGGAACCCTCTACAACACCTTCCAGGGAAAGGAAGATCTCTACGCCCAGGTCGCGGAACGGATCGGCGAGGCGGTGCTGGAGCGGCTTACGTCGTTCGTCAAGGCCGCAAGCCCCGAGGAGGCTGTGCTCGACGTGATCCGCCTCCGGCTCTACAACCACAACAAGGACCGGCTCTTCTTCCAGCCGTTCTCGTTCCCGAGTTACCTCGGGATCGAGCCCAGCCCGGAGCAGCTCGGCCCGCGCGTCAACAAGCTGCACAAGCGCTACGTCGATTTCGTGGAGCACTGTTTCGATCGCTACCGAAAGGCCCATGGGCGCCGCGACACGTCCGCGGTGAAAATGGCCGTCTACCTCGACGGTCTCGTAACCTCGTTCATGGGCTACTGGAGCGGGAGCATCCAGGCGGATTCCATCGCCAAGGCCGCTCGTGAAATGCGGGATATGCTCTTTCGGCTCATGGAGGGAGCTTCGCCGGATCGCCGGGACGCCGTCCCCGGCATAGCGGAGTACCGCGCCACCTGCGTGAACCAGTATGACCTGGATCGCCTCAAGGAGCTCATCGCGGTAGTCCGCGTTTTCGGCCGAAAGGAATGGCAGGACAGCGCCGACGCCCTGGATCGCGAATTGACCGAAGCCCGCGTGATTTCGCCGCGCGAAGTGCCCGCCGATGTCGTCACGATGAATTCGCGCGCGCGCATCCGCGACCGGAAAAGCGGCGCCGAGCAAATCGCGGTGCTGGTCTTTCCGCGCGAGATGCATACGCACCCCGTGAATGTGTGCGTGCTCGACCCGCTCGGCCTCGCGCTCTTCGGCCGCCGCATCGGAGATGTGTTTGAGGTGCGCGGGAAACGCGGCGAGGCGGTCTACCGCCTGGAAGAAATTCTCTACCAGCCCGAGGCCGCGGGCGACTGGCATATCTGA